The Candidatus Eisenbacteria bacterium sequence ATACCTTGACCGAATGCCGTCGAGACGCAAAGGAGCAGATTAATCAGAAAAGCGACAAAAACGAGTCGTGTTGTCGTTCGCATTCGCGGTATGTTATCACAAACGGTGCCCAAGCACAAGGTCTTCCCCTCACCTTAATCCTCTCCCTTCTGGGGAGAGGCTGGTGAGGGGCGTTCTTTCGCTGGACAAATGTTCCTGGCCACCCCAATATGCTCCATATGTCTAAACCGCTTCGGACTGGGACCCTGCTGAGAATTCTCGGGGTCGTACTGTCGGTTTTCCTGCTCTGGCTTGCGTTCAGGGGAATCGCCCCCGGGGAAATCCTCCGCTCGCTCCTCAGAGTTTCACCCTTCTATCTCACTCTTGCCCTCATGGGCAATCTTCTCCTTGTCGTTTTCAAGACTCTTAAGTGGCGGCTCATTCTCGGGCCGGTAAAGAGGGTAAGTCTCTTCAACCTTTTCAGCGCGTCCTTGATCGGGTTTGCATCGAGCAATCTTCTCCCCGCAAAAGTCGGTGAACTAACCAAGGTATACGCCGTATGCAAGAGCGAATCGCTTGGGGCTCTGCCGGTGCTTGGAACGGTCGCGCTTGACAGAGTGCTTGAGGGGGCTGCGATGGTCCTGGTCATGTTCTTCGTCTTCGCGAGCACGGACGTTCCTGGATGGCTGAAGAGCTCCGGGCTTTCGGTATCGGTCATATCTCTGATCCTTCTCCCTGTTTTGTACGTGATGGCCTCGACAAGGCTGGGCGAGAGATTCTCGTTCCTTGCAAGACTGAAGCAAGGGTTCATGATTCTCAGGAGCCCGGCCTCCTTCGTTTCAGCCTTCCTCCTTTCCATTCTCATCTGGTGCATTCATGCGTTGATCCTGCAGTTTTTCTTTCTTGCCTATGGGCTCACTCTCCCGGTCTGGGCGCCCATACTTTTCCTGGTCGTTGTCAACCTTGCTATCGCAGTTCCGTCGTTGCCAAGCGCAGTTGGGGCCCTCGAGTACGCCGGCATCACTTCACTGCTCTACATGGGTGTTGATCGCGACCTGGCAGCGAGTCTTGTCTTGCTCTATCACTTCGTGATGTCGTTTCCAGTTACAGTTCTGGGCATTGTTGCATTCCTTCACTCGGGGCTACGTTTGACAGATGTCACGAAAGACTACGTGCAGAAGGTTCGCGGCGAGGCATAAGGCTCCCTTCCCGACAGTTCTGGCGCTTGCCGTTATCGCCTCCGTGTTTCCGTCATCTTCGCTTTGTGATTCTCCTTTTGGAGTGAACACTCACCTCGCCAGGCAGCAGGGAGAGAAGTTCCATGATGCAGATTTTGTCACATACTTCGGGAAGATGAAGGATGCAGGCATTCTCTGGGACAGAGACCTTCTTGCCTCCTGGATTTCCCTCCAGCCCTGGAACTGGAGGATGGACCAGATCACCGAGAGCGATTTCAACCGGGCCGGGAATGACGACTACGACGGGTACGTGGCACGAGCCCTCGAGAACGGAGTCAACATCGTTGGGAATCTTGGCGTTGACACTCCAAGTTGGGCGTCGGGTTGCAGGGGCGGCCCGATCCCTGACATCTGCCCGCCCGCAGATTCCCTGCGCGAGGCGTTCGAAAACTATGTCCGGAGCGTCGTTTCAAGATACCGCGGAAAGGTCAAAGCCTGGGAGTATTGGAACGAAGCGGACGGCGGCTGGGCGGACTTCGAGCCGGATCAATATGCCAAGTGGCTCAAGATTCTGTATACGGTCGTGAAGTCTGAGGACCCGGGGGCACTCGTTCTTTTCAGCGGACTTGCGAGCCCCGGCGTTCTCCTCTCCAACCCTCCTCACGACAAGCCTGAAAACGCATACCTCTTTGAGCGAGTGCTTGCGAGTCCTGAACTGGCCGGCCACGACTATCCATATTTTGATGTGGCCAATTTCCATGCCTATCCGCTTTCAGCAAACTACGACCCTGAGTATGTCTCAAAGTCATTCAACTACATCAAGGCAAAAATGGAGGAAAGAGGCGTCACAAAACCAATCTGGTTGACAGAAATAGGTGAAACCACGACAGATGATACTCTGCAAGCAGCAAGGAATATGAAATACATAACGTTTGCCGTCGCTAAAGGTGTGGAAAAGGTTTTCCTCTTTCATTTTTACACGGAGCATTCACCTTGGGTAGAGACTCAGGACTTTGGCATTCTCGGATATGCCCCTTCCGGTTCCATTCCGGCAGAAAGAGCATCCTACAGCGCGTATAAGAATCTGATCAGCTTTCTCGCAGATAAGCCATTCGTAAGAGATCTTGTCCCGGATACAAGGGGAGCCCACGTTCATCTTTTTGGCAACAGCGGGAATTCAGTAGTTGCATTCTGGGCAGAGTCGCCGAAAACCATATCAATACCGGTTAAGGACGGACTCTTGTTTCGCACATATGACATGTTTGGGGCCTTTCTCGATTCAGTCAGATCATCAGGCGGAAAGGTCAATGTTCAGGCTGGCCCGCACCCGGGATTTTCCCTCGTGGATGACTTCCCGAGTACAGTCACTCTCAGCTTCGATTCAGCGGGTGATACTGCAGGATTCTCTCCGGTAGTTGGCGTGAGTTCCATGGCGCTCTCAAACGGAAGAATCGAGCTCACTCCCCAGGGCGATTCGCTCTCCCTTATCGTCCCATCATTTGGCATGAACAGCAGCCACTTTTCTCTCCTCGCGCTGACGATGACGATTCCCCGTGGTTCTGCAAGGAAAGCGCAGCTCTATTGGGATAACGGCAATGTGTATTCTGATTCATTGGGGACGAAAAGCAGGACGAACCAAACGGATTTGATTGAATTCCCTCTCATTGACGACGGCCTTGCCCACACGTACTTCATCAATCTGCGTAACAGTCAAACGTGGAACGGGCGAATCGAGACGTTTCTCATGAAGCTCCTCGACATCTCGTCGAATGCGCCAATATTCATAGATGAAATCAAGTTCTCACTGCCTTCTTCTGCCCAGATGTCCCCCGGCCGCCTTGCCGCAAGTCCGAATCCATTCACCCACTACGCGGTCATCTATACGGGCTCCTCACCGGGAGGAATCGGCAAGGTGGAAATCTTCGACATATTGGGCAGGAAGGTCAGGGAGATAGAGATCGGAGAGCACAACCCCGGTCTCATTCTATGGGATGGACGGGACAAAGAAGGAGAGAGTCTGCCCTCAGGGGTCTATGTCATGAAACTCGAATCGGGGGCCCGGACAAGCGTGGGAAAGGTAGTGCTGATAAGATAACGGGTTTTATCAGGGCGCTAGAGTTTCTGACTTAGATTCAGGAGCGTTACCCATGGCCGTGAAGCCACTTCTCTGGGAATCTTGAGCATCGCGAAGGTGTCTCCATCCACGTAGTGGTATCTGAGCTCGCTTCGTACCGTCACGTCCGCCTTCGCAGCCAGGGCAAATTCGAAAACAAGCGTCCTTGTTTCCTTTGGCTTCAGAGTGGTGTCCGACAATTCTCCCTTTATACTGAGGCCCTCCCTCTTGAGGACTCGTGCCAGCGTTTCGGTCTTCCTTGCGATCTCTTTTCCTTCGCTGTCCGATGCAGAGAAAATCACTTCCAGGAATGCATAAGGGCTGGTGGGAAAATTGTGTCCGGCACCGGAATTTGTGATGCTCACGAAGACGTGGACAGTCCCGTCAGGCCCCGGTCCTTCACAATTCATGCAAGCGCTAATGGCGGATTTCAGACTTTCTAGATCACGACCCGGCTGCCACGTGTGGGCGAAAGAGATTCGGCTTGGTCCTCCAAGCCCAACGATCCTCTCCTCTCTGGGCATATGGCAGCTCTGGCAGGTCTTTCCCTCTTGTGCATAGCCACTGCTCTTCCACTCTACGGGCGTATCAAGGAGAGGCCTGGCGAGACCTGAGCCGGCCGGCGCCGGAATGCTATGGCAAGGGAAACAGAATTCGGCGCTCTTTATAAGTGCGGACCCTTCCATTGGATGGGCCGCCCTCGAATCCGTGTAAGGACCGTGTATCTTCCCGTTTCTGATGTGACACGCTGAACAGTTCACTCCTTCCTTCTGCAGCTCCACATCATATTTTGTGAGACGTTCATCAACGCTTTTGGTTGAGTCCCCGCCTTCGGGTCCGGCAGAGACTGTTGCCTGCTGGTTCTCAAGAGGAGTGTGACAGTTCAGGCAGACGGGCGGGTTCCCCGTGAGCGCCAAGGCGCTCTGGAAAATTGTGTCGGTCCACGCGCTCGCGTGGCGCGAACCTGACCACTCACTGAATATGGCAGAGTGGCACCCCTTGCAGGACTTCGACAAGAGCGAGGGCACGCTTCTCGGCAGACTCCGCGATTGAGTCGGACCAAGAGGTGCCTTCCAATAGTCAGGAGCAGCGACCTCGTTATCTTGCGAGATCTGAACAGTATTGGAGAACGATGGAAGGAAAAGCACCATGCCGACAAAAACCAGAAAATAGTGACAGTCACCTTTTTTTATTTTGCGATTTTGCACAATTTTCTCCTTCTTTGAAAAATGTGCCTGTCCCCATTTTGCTCTCCGTCTTTGACTCTTGCTTCCGATCGTCATAACCTTACAGAGAAAACGCTTCTCACGTCAATACGGAGGCTCGCCGGTCGATGTTGCAGTGGCCATAGTAACAATGCGCACGGTGATTGTGGTTGGGGCAGGAGCAGCGGGCCTGATGGCTGCGGGTCAGGCCGTCGGTCAAGGGACACGTGTGCTCCTCATCGAGAGAATGCCGCAACCCGGACTGAAACTCTCCATAACCGGGAAAGGCCGCTGCAATCTCACGAACGTGGGCACGGTTGATGACTTCACAAACCACTTCGGGAGAAACGGCCGTTTCCTGCGCCCCGCATTCTCTTCGTTTCTCTCCGCCGGGCTCATTCGGTTTGTTGAAGCCCTGGGTGTGTCCACCGTTACCGAGCGTGGCGGCAGGGTTTTCCCCGTGACCCAGAACGCCAAAGACGTAACTGAGAAGTTGATAGATTGGGCTAGAGCGCATGGCGTCTCCCTCATGACGAATACGCGAGTGCAGAGAATCCTGGCCAGGGGTAACGCGGTGGCAGGCGTCGTGGCGAATGGCCAAACCCATTCAGCCAATGCGGTGATCATTGCCACTGGCGGCGCTTCCTATCCCGAAACAGGTTCCAGCGGCGACGGGTACATGCTGGCCCAGTCTCTCGGGCACACCGTCGTACCGATTCGGCCCGCTCTCGTCCCTCTGGAAACAGCCGGGCACATTGCGCAGCGGCTTCAGGGATTGAGCCTGCGCAACGTGACTGTACGTCTCCTGATAAACGGCAAGAAGCGCAAAGAAGAATTCGGCGAGATGCTCTTCACGCATTTCGGCATTTCCGGCCCAATCATCCTTACCTTGAGCCGGACGGTGGTGGATGCCCTGCGTGACAAACAGGAAGTCTTTATCTCCATCGATCTAAAGCCCGCACTCGATGAAAAGCATCTGGATGCCAGGCTGGTTCGGGATTGGAAGGAATTCGGGAAGAGGCAGTTCAAAACGCTCTTGGAGGAGCTGCTTCCCAAGAAATTGATTCCAGTGTTCGCAGACCTTTCGGGTGTTCCCCCGGACAAATGCGGTCATCAGATTACCGTCGCTGAACGCAAGAGAGTGCGAATGCTGCTCAAGGATTTTCAACTGAAGGTGACACGCCACCGTCATTTTGCCGAGGCCATCATTACTGCCGGCGGCGTGAGCACCAAAGAAATCAATCCACACACGATGGAATCACGCTTGGTCAGAGGACTATATTTTGCCGGCGAGGTAATCGATATTGATGCTGACACGGGCGGCTATAATCTGCAGGCAGCTTTCTCCACGGGCTGGGTAGCAGGTAAATCCGCGGGGCAAGAGAACAAGCAGACTTTTCGCTAGAAGATACTCGACAACCACTCGCCGAGATACTGCATTCTCCCGGTAAGCAGCGAAATACGCGCCATGACCGTGTAGCCGAAGGCAGCGC is a genomic window containing:
- a CDS encoding lysylphosphatidylglycerol synthase transmembrane domain-containing protein — translated: MSKPLRTGTLLRILGVVLSVFLLWLAFRGIAPGEILRSLLRVSPFYLTLALMGNLLLVVFKTLKWRLILGPVKRVSLFNLFSASLIGFASSNLLPAKVGELTKVYAVCKSESLGALPVLGTVALDRVLEGAAMVLVMFFVFASTDVPGWLKSSGLSVSVISLILLPVLYVMASTRLGERFSFLARLKQGFMILRSPASFVSAFLLSILIWCIHALILQFFFLAYGLTLPVWAPILFLVVVNLAIAVPSLPSAVGALEYAGITSLLYMGVDRDLAASLVLLYHFVMSFPVTVLGIVAFLHSGLRLTDVTKDYVQKVRGEA
- a CDS encoding NAD(P)/FAD-dependent oxidoreductase, whose product is MVTMRTVIVVGAGAAGLMAAGQAVGQGTRVLLIERMPQPGLKLSITGKGRCNLTNVGTVDDFTNHFGRNGRFLRPAFSSFLSAGLIRFVEALGVSTVTERGGRVFPVTQNAKDVTEKLIDWARAHGVSLMTNTRVQRILARGNAVAGVVANGQTHSANAVIIATGGASYPETGSSGDGYMLAQSLGHTVVPIRPALVPLETAGHIAQRLQGLSLRNVTVRLLINGKKRKEEFGEMLFTHFGISGPIILTLSRTVVDALRDKQEVFISIDLKPALDEKHLDARLVRDWKEFGKRQFKTLLEELLPKKLIPVFADLSGVPPDKCGHQITVAERKRVRMLLKDFQLKVTRHRHFAEAIITAGGVSTKEINPHTMESRLVRGLYFAGEVIDIDADTGGYNLQAAFSTGWVAGKSAGQENKQTFR
- a CDS encoding T9SS type A sorting domain-containing protein encodes the protein MSRKTTCRRFAARHKAPFPTVLALAVIASVFPSSSLCDSPFGVNTHLARQQGEKFHDADFVTYFGKMKDAGILWDRDLLASWISLQPWNWRMDQITESDFNRAGNDDYDGYVARALENGVNIVGNLGVDTPSWASGCRGGPIPDICPPADSLREAFENYVRSVVSRYRGKVKAWEYWNEADGGWADFEPDQYAKWLKILYTVVKSEDPGALVLFSGLASPGVLLSNPPHDKPENAYLFERVLASPELAGHDYPYFDVANFHAYPLSANYDPEYVSKSFNYIKAKMEERGVTKPIWLTEIGETTTDDTLQAARNMKYITFAVAKGVEKVFLFHFYTEHSPWVETQDFGILGYAPSGSIPAERASYSAYKNLISFLADKPFVRDLVPDTRGAHVHLFGNSGNSVVAFWAESPKTISIPVKDGLLFRTYDMFGAFLDSVRSSGGKVNVQAGPHPGFSLVDDFPSTVTLSFDSAGDTAGFSPVVGVSSMALSNGRIELTPQGDSLSLIVPSFGMNSSHFSLLALTMTIPRGSARKAQLYWDNGNVYSDSLGTKSRTNQTDLIEFPLIDDGLAHTYFINLRNSQTWNGRIETFLMKLLDISSNAPIFIDEIKFSLPSSAQMSPGRLAASPNPFTHYAVIYTGSSPGGIGKVEIFDILGRKVREIEIGEHNPGLILWDGRDKEGESLPSGVYVMKLESGARTSVGKVVLIR
- a CDS encoding multiheme c-type cytochrome, which encodes MQNRKIKKGDCHYFLVFVGMVLFLPSFSNTVQISQDNEVAAPDYWKAPLGPTQSRSLPRSVPSLLSKSCKGCHSAIFSEWSGSRHASAWTDTIFQSALALTGNPPVCLNCHTPLENQQATVSAGPEGGDSTKSVDERLTKYDVELQKEGVNCSACHIRNGKIHGPYTDSRAAHPMEGSALIKSAEFCFPCHSIPAPAGSGLARPLLDTPVEWKSSGYAQEGKTCQSCHMPREERIVGLGGPSRISFAHTWQPGRDLESLKSAISACMNCEGPGPDGTVHVFVSITNSGAGHNFPTSPYAFLEVIFSASDSEGKEIARKTETLARVLKREGLSIKGELSDTTLKPKETRTLVFEFALAAKADVTVRSELRYHYVDGDTFAMLKIPREVASRPWVTLLNLSQKL